The DNA segment GATGGATTCAATGATAACGTGGGTGTGGGCATCCGCATTCTCGTAATGGGTGCTCCCATGCGCCTGGATTATGGTATTCCATTGACTACAGATGAATTCAATGATGGTGATGGTGGGCAGTTCCACTTCACTTTCGGAACAAGATTCTAGAACACCTAAGAGATGAATATGAAGAAACTCCTAATTGGTTTGATGCTGTGTGGCCTCTCAACCGTTGCATTCGCCCAAAAAGCCCCAAACTTGGTAACTGTCGATGTCAACAAGGCACTTGCTGGTTACAACCGCCTGCAGGAAGCGCAGGTCAAGTTTGAGTCTTCGGTAGAAACCGCACGGGAGGAATTGACCACCGAGAGCGACAAACTCCGTGTGGCCGCAGAGGAATTGCAGGGTATCCAGGAAAAATCTCAGAATCCGGCGCTGACCGAAGAGAAGATTCAGGAGATCCAGACCGAATTTCAGCAAAAGCTCGAAGCTTATCGCCAGCTCGAAGCGGATCTGCAGCAAATGCAGCAGCGCACCGAGCGTACGCTTGCGGACCGTCGTCGCAACATTCTGGCCCTGCATCTGGATGAAATCAAAGATGCGATCAAGAAGGTGTGCAAGGAACGCAAAGCTGATCTTGCATTGAATATTGATGGCAACGTCGTGCTCTATGCCGATGCGGTTTTTGATATTACCAACGATGTGCTGCAGGTGCTCAACACCACGGTTCCCGCAGCAGAATAAATTTCGTATTCTATCGAACCTTTTAAGAGCCCTTCTCTGCTGAGAAGGGCTTTTTTGATGCAAGGATCCATGAATGGTACAGCGTTGCTTCGAGTTGCACTTGCGCGCGCAACGCTACAGGATGACTGGTGATGAGACTGGAATTGAAGCTCACTGACTTGCTCGACTGTGTCGAGGACACTTATGAGATCGAAGGCGAGGCAGATCGTACCATTATGGGATTTGCGAGCCTTGCCGATGCGGAGGGATCGGACTTGTCCTTTGTGCAATCCGAAAAACATGCTTCAGCCGCCGCTACGACTCGTGCTGGGGTACTAATCATCCCCAGGGGTCTCCGATTGAATCTGGCTGACGGGATAACAACGGTTGCAGTAGAGAACCCTTCCCGGGCAATGTCACAAATCTGTGGAAGAGTGGAGCAGCTACTCTTTCTGCTGCCGAAGCAAGGTTCCATCCACTCCAGCGCCCAAGTATCCTCAACTGCAGAGGTGTCGAAGAGTGCGACAGTAGGAGCATTTACGACGATTGATGATGGTTGCAGGATTGCCGACAAGTGTTTCATTGGTGCACGAGTGAGTATCGGAGCGCACTGCCAAATCGGGCCGGGGGTTTGCATTGCGGACAATTGCGTGATTGGTCCCTATACGGAGATTGGTGAAGGCAGTCGCTTGCATTCCGGGGTCGTGATTGGCAGTCCGGGCTTTGGGTATGTGTTCAACTCAGAGACTCACGCGCACGAGCCGATTCCGCAGATTGGACGTGTGGTCATTGGCAAATTCGTGGATATTGGCGCAAACTCCACCATTGACCGTGCGCGTTTGGGTGAAACCCAAATCGGGGACGGCACCAAAATCGACAATTTAGTACAAATCGCACACAACGCGAAAATCGGACGTCACTGCATTCTTTGTGCGTTTGTAGGCATCAGCGGGTCGGTCACATTGGGAGATTATGTTGTGCTCGCAGGTCAGGTTGGTGTTGCCGATCACCTCCAGATTGCGGATCGCGTCCAGGTCGGCGGTGGTTCGGCAGTAACAAGTTCCCTGGTCGAACCGGGGATGAAAGCGTGGGGAGTACCCGCAACCGATTTTGGACTTGCGATGAAAATGGTCGTGTTGCAGCGAAAATTACCCGAACTTTTCAAACGAGTCGCACATCTCGAAAAACAATCACAAGCTTCGATGCCGAAAGAGTGATGCATGTGATGCGGATGTGAGAACTCAATGCCGCTCCGTCGGGGGTTCAGGCTTGAGTTTTTCCTCAACTTGTCTTGCGCTGAAAATACAACAGTTCACGTTGGCGAACACCTCACGTCGACTTCTCCCCTCACCCTCCAAAGATGCGAAACAAACGCTGCTATCCCGAAGCAGGTTTTCAGATGGCACCGATGATTGACATGGTGTTTCTCCTGCTGGTGTTTTTCATGTGTGTCAGCTCCATGGCTGATGCAGACAAAGCGCTTCCGCTCGAACTGCCAGAGTCATCCGAAGCGAAGGTCCCCGATGATCTCTCAGACCGCGGTACTCTTTCGGTTGATGCGCATGGCCATCTGTACCTTGGCGAAACCGAAGTGGATCTGTTGACGCTGAAAGCTTCCGTTGAAGACCTGATTCGGCGAAATCCCGAGGCGCGAGTAGTGGTGAGGGCTGACGGCACGACGGAATTCCATTCCCTTCGTGAAGTCTTGCAAGCTTGTGCCGAAGCAGGTGCCTACGAAATCATTTTTGCGACTCACGAAGCAAAGTAAACCATCAACCCGATTCTGCGCGAACCTCCATGCCACGCCTCCGACGCACTCACATCCAGGCAGAATTCCAGATCGCACCAATGATCGATTGTGTGTTTTTGCTGCTCATCTATTTCATCATGACCTCCTCCCTGAAACGACAGGAGGCGGATGTATCCTTCCAGCTTCCGGGAACGGTTGTGCAGAGTGAACCTCTTGAGATTCCGACCGAAACCATTATCGAAATTCGAGATAACGGAACCCTCGTCGTTAACGAATACCCCTACGGCAATATCGCTGATTCAGAATTGACCGCACTGGAAACGCTGTTGCACCGCTATCGTGAGGCCTGTGATGCCAACCGCACTGAAGCACCGGTGATACTCGCACCAGGAGGACAGACACCCCACAGTGGAATTGTAAAGGTCATGGACGCCTGCGCAAAAGCCGGAATCCATGCCGTGAATTTTGCGATCCATGATTAGCCCGATGAGTCAAGGTCCAAGTGCCAGACGCCTTCGGAAATCCTACAAGGGCGAGAGCAGTGTTTTCACTCAATCCTGCTTCGGTGTAGAGTCAGGAGCAGTGCTTTGTTCTGAGCTTCTGGGTTTTGGGGAATCCAGCCGAAAGCTGAGATAGATGTAACAGACAACACCCACGCAGATTGCACTGTCCGCGATATTAAACGCAGGCCAGCGGTAGAAGGGCAATTGCACGTCGATGAAATCGACGACGTGTCCTAAAGTTACGCGGTCATAAAGGTTTCCGAGGATGCCGCCAATCAGCAGACCAAATACAGCCTGCATGCTTCGAAGGTGCAGCGAAAGCATGCGGCGGAAAATAAAAATGATGATAATGGTGAGCAGTGCAAAACCTGCTAGCACCATTCCAAAGCCTTGGAACATGCCCCAGGCCGCTCCAGTGTTCCCAATGTGAACCCAGTACAAAAAACCTTCAATGACCGGAATGGGTGCCGGATGATGATAGGTGCCGTAGGGAATGTGCTCAACGACGAGCAACTTCGTGAGCTGATCGACACCAAAGACCGCCAGCATGGATACGATCAACACATGATAGCGTGAGGCTCGTTGAATCAAAGAAATCATGTGCGTAGGGAATCGGCATCCTGTAGATGCGTGCCGAACGAATCCAGCAACGTTTACTCCGGTCGTTTATTCGTCGTTGTCGTCGTCGGAGGAAAATGCTGCCGATTCTTCGACGGTCTCGGCAAATGCACCACCCCTCTGAACGGTGCGCTTCTGAGTTCGTTCAAACTCGATCTGCCCCTCGACTGAGAAGCGGGTGAAGGGCACTGCCTTGAGTCGTTCCTTTGCAATGGGCTTACCCGTCACCTTGCAGATACCGTAGGTTCCGTCAAAGATGCGTTCAATGGCCTTTTCAATTTCGTGCAGTGCCTCCTTTTCGGAGGAGACAAGGCTCAGTGCAAAATCACGGTCAAACGTTTCTGTGCCGGCATCTGCGAGGTGTTGGCCATAACTGGACAAATCTCCCGAATCATCTTTGGAAGACCGGTGCAGTGTTTCTTTGGTGTGAAAGTCGAGTCCGCTGACCACATGCTCCCGAAGCTCCATGAGCAGACGGAAATAGGGCAACCACTTTTTGGGCACCCG comes from the Puniceicoccaceae bacterium genome and includes:
- a CDS encoding OmpH family outer membrane protein gives rise to the protein MKKLLIGLMLCGLSTVAFAQKAPNLVTVDVNKALAGYNRLQEAQVKFESSVETAREELTTESDKLRVAAEELQGIQEKSQNPALTEEKIQEIQTEFQQKLEAYRQLEADLQQMQQRTERTLADRRRNILALHLDEIKDAIKKVCKERKADLALNIDGNVVLYADAVFDITNDVLQVLNTTVPAAE
- the lpxD gene encoding UDP-3-O-(3-hydroxymyristoyl)glucosamine N-acyltransferase, producing MRLELKLTDLLDCVEDTYEIEGEADRTIMGFASLADAEGSDLSFVQSEKHASAAATTRAGVLIIPRGLRLNLADGITTVAVENPSRAMSQICGRVEQLLFLLPKQGSIHSSAQVSSTAEVSKSATVGAFTTIDDGCRIADKCFIGARVSIGAHCQIGPGVCIADNCVIGPYTEIGEGSRLHSGVVIGSPGFGYVFNSETHAHEPIPQIGRVVIGKFVDIGANSTIDRARLGETQIGDGTKIDNLVQIAHNAKIGRHCILCAFVGISGSVTLGDYVVLAGQVGVADHLQIADRVQVGGGSAVTSSLVEPGMKAWGVPATDFGLAMKMVVLQRKLPELFKRVAHLEKQSQASMPKE
- a CDS encoding biopolymer transporter ExbD; this translates as MAPMIDMVFLLLVFFMCVSSMADADKALPLELPESSEAKVPDDLSDRGTLSVDAHGHLYLGETEVDLLTLKASVEDLIRRNPEARVVVRADGTTEFHSLREVLQACAEAGAYEIIFATHEAK
- a CDS encoding biopolymer transporter ExbD gives rise to the protein MPRLRRTHIQAEFQIAPMIDCVFLLLIYFIMTSSLKRQEADVSFQLPGTVVQSEPLEIPTETIIEIRDNGTLVVNEYPYGNIADSELTALETLLHRYREACDANRTEAPVILAPGGQTPHSGIVKVMDACAKAGIHAVNFAIHD
- the lspA gene encoding signal peptidase II; protein product: MISLIQRASRYHVLIVSMLAVFGVDQLTKLLVVEHIPYGTYHHPAPIPVIEGFLYWVHIGNTGAAWGMFQGFGMVLAGFALLTIIIIFIFRRMLSLHLRSMQAVFGLLIGGILGNLYDRVTLGHVVDFIDVQLPFYRWPAFNIADSAICVGVVCYIYLSFRLDSPKPRSSEQSTAPDSTPKQD
- a CDS encoding TraR/DksA C4-type zinc finger protein; amino-acid sequence: MSKEANSKNQQPFFTLDDVEEILKRNKTGPQSSEVSERKTVAPKKQTASAPKSSATAVVEPPKPVQQRLGAASAADILGFSIDEPEIRIDKYDESRVPKKWLPYFRLLMELREHVVSGLDFHTKETLHRSSKDDSGDLSSYGQHLADAGTETFDRDFALSLVSSEKEALHEIEKAIERIFDGTYGICKVTGKPIAKERLKAVPFTRFSVEGQIEFERTQKRTVQRGGAFAETVEESAAFSSDDDNDE